Proteins encoded by one window of Pseudonocardia sp. HH130629-09:
- the ahcY gene encoding adenosylhomocysteinase — MTDHPKLQHAGGLDFAIADISEAEYGRKDIRLAENEMPGLMDLRREYGESKPLSGARIAGSLHMTTQTAVLIETLVALGADVRWVSCNIFSTQDYAAAATVVGPHGTPEEPKGVPVFAWKGESLEDYWWCTEQLFKFRDADGNVVGPNMILDDGGDATLLVHKGVEFEKTGVVPSFADDDLSVSDEERVVFDTLRRSLAEDPQRWTTINSDIRGVTEETTTGVNRLYQLAERGELLFPAINVNDSVTKSKFDNKYGIRHSLVDGLNRATDVLLGGKVAVVAAYGDTGKGSVEALAGQGARVIVAEVDPICALQALLEGHQVATLDSVIEQADIIVTATGNKDILTVDLLKRTKHQAIVANVGHFDNEIDMAGLSRVEGINKINIKPQVDEWIFPDGHSVIVLSEGRLMNLGNATGHPSFVMSNSFSNQVIAQIELFTKHEEYNKDVYRLPKHLDEKVARIHVQALGGELTKLSKDQAEYIGVDVEGPYKPEHYRY, encoded by the coding sequence ATGACCGATCACCCGAAGCTGCAGCACGCCGGCGGCCTGGACTTCGCGATCGCCGACATCTCCGAGGCGGAGTACGGCCGCAAGGACATCCGGCTCGCCGAGAACGAGATGCCGGGCCTGATGGACCTGCGCCGGGAGTACGGCGAGTCGAAGCCGCTGTCGGGCGCCCGGATCGCCGGGTCCCTGCACATGACCACCCAGACCGCGGTCCTCATCGAGACCCTCGTCGCGCTCGGCGCCGACGTCCGCTGGGTGTCCTGCAACATCTTCTCCACCCAGGACTACGCGGCCGCCGCGACCGTCGTCGGCCCGCACGGCACCCCCGAGGAGCCCAAGGGCGTCCCGGTGTTCGCCTGGAAGGGCGAGTCGCTGGAGGACTACTGGTGGTGCACCGAGCAGCTGTTCAAGTTCCGTGACGCCGACGGCAACGTCGTCGGCCCGAACATGATCCTCGACGACGGCGGTGACGCCACCCTGCTGGTGCACAAGGGCGTCGAGTTCGAGAAGACCGGCGTCGTGCCGAGCTTCGCAGACGACGACCTGTCGGTCTCCGACGAGGAGCGGGTCGTGTTCGACACCCTGCGCCGCAGCCTCGCCGAGGACCCGCAGCGCTGGACGACGATCAACTCCGACATCCGCGGCGTCACCGAGGAGACCACCACCGGCGTCAACAGGCTGTACCAGCTGGCCGAGCGCGGCGAGCTGCTCTTCCCGGCGATCAACGTCAACGACTCGGTCACCAAGTCGAAGTTCGACAACAAGTACGGCATCCGCCACTCGCTGGTCGACGGCCTCAACCGGGCCACCGACGTGCTGCTCGGCGGCAAGGTCGCGGTCGTCGCGGCCTACGGCGACACCGGCAAGGGCTCGGTCGAGGCCCTCGCGGGCCAGGGCGCGCGCGTCATCGTCGCCGAGGTCGACCCGATCTGTGCGCTGCAGGCACTGCTGGAGGGCCACCAGGTCGCGACCCTGGACTCGGTCATCGAGCAGGCCGACATCATCGTCACGGCGACCGGCAACAAGGACATCCTCACGGTCGACCTGCTCAAGCGGACCAAGCACCAGGCGATCGTCGCCAACGTCGGTCACTTCGACAACGAGATCGACATGGCGGGCCTGTCCCGCGTCGAGGGCATCAACAAGATCAACATCAAGCCCCAGGTCGACGAGTGGATCTTCCCGGACGGGCACTCGGTCATCGTGCTGTCCGAGGGCCGTCTGATGAACCTGGGCAACGCGACCGGCCACCCGTCGTTCGTGATGTCCAACAGCTTCTCGAACCAGGTGATCGCCCAGATCGAGCTGTTCACCAAGCACGAGGAGTACAACAAGGACGTCTACCGGCTGCCGAAGCACCTGGACGAGAAGGTCGCGCGGATCCACGTGCAGGCCCTCGGTGGCGAGCTGACCAAGCTCAGCAAGGACCAGGCCGAGTACATCGGCGTGGACGTCGAGGGGCCGTACAAGCCCGAGCACTACCGCTACTGA
- a CDS encoding NUDIX hydrolase gives MVPSRAAAPSAYQEVTVEMTIEAGSGDGWVHCALGHRHWGLFGAAGLLVRHHDGADPVGVDRVLLQHRASWSHHGGTWGIPGGARDRGESAVQAALREAAEESTLDVAGLAPVQEFVDDHGGWSYTTVVVRTPDAPPVRVRGAESTELRWVRTDRLGELELHPGFATSWPTVSTLGA, from the coding sequence GTGGTCCCTTCCCGGGCCGCCGCGCCGTCGGCGTACCAGGAGGTCACCGTCGAGATGACGATCGAGGCCGGGTCGGGTGACGGCTGGGTCCACTGCGCCCTGGGGCACCGGCACTGGGGCCTGTTCGGCGCGGCCGGGCTGCTCGTGCGGCACCACGACGGCGCCGACCCGGTGGGTGTCGACCGGGTGCTGCTGCAGCACCGGGCGTCCTGGAGCCACCACGGCGGCACCTGGGGGATCCCCGGCGGTGCCCGGGACCGGGGGGAGTCCGCGGTGCAGGCGGCGCTGCGCGAGGCGGCCGAGGAGAGCACGCTCGACGTCGCCGGGCTGGCACCGGTGCAGGAGTTCGTCGACGACCACGGCGGCTGGAGCTACACCACCGTCGTCGTGCGGACACCGGATGCGCCGCCGGTCCGGGTGCGGGGCGCGGAGAGCACCGAGCTGCGCTGGGTGCGTACCGACCGGCTGGGCGAGCTGGAGCTGCACCCCGGTTTCGCGACGAGCTGGCCCACGGTCTCGACCCTGGGCGCCTGA
- a CDS encoding amino acid permease — MTARSPNSGIFRTKSVEQAIRDTEEPEFQLKKALGPVQLTIMGIGVLIGTGVFVLAGEAAALYSGPAVSLSFLISGIVCALAALCYAEFASTVPVAGSAYTFSYASMGEFIAWMIGWDLVLEFTLGAATVSKGWGGYFDTVMASIGLPVPDAVSAGPGGGGIVDLPAVFIALLMMAVLIVGIKLSAWVNATVTTLKLVIVAGIIGIGVFFVSGENWIPFVPESRPADYSTAAGTPLIMDLFGIDTAFGLTGVFTAAALVFFAYLGFDIVATLSEEVREPQRTMPIGIIASLTVATLLYIIVSLVYTGILPYEQLGVEAPAAAAMAATGLPAAEFIISFGILIGLTVVIMTLMLGQTRVAFAMSRDRLLPPWLARVHPRFRTPYRLTIITGVSAALMGGFLELTELGQLVNIGTLAAFVLVSIGVIVLRKRRPDLPRTFRVPFMPVLPIVSAVACFGVALFLPADTWIRFFGWMALGAVLYFVYGRRRSRLATGQSLAEIAAESRGRKAPQQSEQ, encoded by the coding sequence ATGACGGCCAGAAGCCCGAACAGCGGGATCTTTCGTACGAAATCGGTCGAGCAGGCGATCCGGGACACCGAGGAACCGGAGTTCCAGCTCAAGAAGGCCCTCGGCCCGGTCCAGCTGACGATCATGGGGATCGGTGTCCTGATCGGCACCGGCGTGTTCGTGCTGGCAGGGGAGGCGGCGGCGCTCTACTCGGGCCCCGCGGTGTCGCTCTCGTTCCTCATCAGCGGGATCGTGTGCGCGCTCGCGGCGCTCTGCTACGCCGAGTTCGCCTCCACCGTCCCGGTGGCGGGCAGCGCGTACACCTTCTCCTACGCCTCGATGGGCGAGTTCATCGCCTGGATGATCGGCTGGGACCTCGTCCTGGAGTTCACCCTCGGCGCGGCCACGGTGTCGAAGGGCTGGGGCGGCTACTTCGACACGGTGATGGCGAGCATCGGGCTCCCGGTGCCCGACGCCGTCTCGGCCGGGCCCGGCGGCGGCGGGATCGTCGACCTGCCCGCGGTGTTCATCGCGCTGCTGATGATGGCCGTGCTGATCGTCGGCATCAAGCTGTCGGCCTGGGTCAACGCCACGGTCACCACGCTCAAGCTCGTGATCGTCGCCGGGATCATCGGCATCGGTGTCTTCTTCGTCTCGGGCGAGAACTGGATCCCGTTCGTCCCCGAGTCCCGGCCGGCCGACTACTCCACCGCGGCGGGCACCCCGCTGATCATGGACCTGTTCGGCATCGACACGGCGTTCGGCCTGACCGGCGTCTTCACCGCCGCGGCGCTGGTCTTCTTCGCCTACCTGGGCTTCGACATCGTCGCGACGCTGTCGGAGGAGGTGCGGGAGCCGCAGCGCACGATGCCGATCGGCATCATCGCCTCGCTGACCGTCGCGACCCTGCTCTACATCATCGTGTCTCTGGTCTACACCGGGATCCTGCCCTACGAGCAGCTCGGGGTGGAGGCGCCGGCCGCGGCGGCGATGGCTGCGACCGGGCTGCCCGCGGCGGAGTTCATCATCTCCTTCGGCATCCTGATCGGCCTCACCGTCGTGATCATGACGCTGATGCTCGGCCAGACCCGCGTCGCGTTCGCGATGAGCCGCGACCGGCTGCTGCCGCCGTGGCTGGCCCGGGTACACCCGCGGTTCCGCACCCCGTACCGGCTGACGATCATCACCGGTGTCTCGGCGGCCCTGATGGGCGGCTTCCTGGAGCTCACCGAGCTGGGCCAGCTGGTCAACATCGGCACCCTGGCCGCGTTCGTGCTCGTCTCGATCGGCGTGATCGTGCTCCGCAAGCGCCGTCCGGACCTGCCCCGCACGTTCAGGGTCCCGTTCATGCCGGTGCTGCCGATCGTGTCGGCGGTGGCCTGCTTCGGCGTGGCGTTGTTCCTGCCCGCCGACACCTGGATCCGGTTCTTCGGCTGGATGGCGCTGGGTGCGGTCCTGTACTTCGTCTACGGCCGCAGGCGCTCGCGGCTGGCCACCGGCCAGTCCCTGGCCGAGATCGCCGCCGAGTCCCGTGGACGCAAGGCCCCGCAGCAGTCCGAGCAGTAG
- a CDS encoding glutamate mutase L, producing MTDASPDDPHTPAVCLDVGSCWTKAVLVLPDGTPAGFAEHPTTPDVLTGVDAAVAAAAAAAGRRRRAAPRVLACSSAGGALRLAVVGAETLTATEAGHRVCRSAGARVVGVHPGPLEPDAVLELSSRRPGAVLLLGGADGADPAVLLHNAGRLARTRGHWPVLLSVGEDARTDALDLLLAGGRAVTTCPNVTPQPGRIVAGPARDAVAALYARHVLGAGTGRFGALVRSGTHAAVGDGAGVLARLTGTGVLVVDVGSATTDVHRHGPGSGPVAATVEGDLGVRDGAVGVLTEAQTEGIVDPVEADLLGPAVATLQESRATVPADRGAAAEDRRLAAIAAVVALRRHLRHTGVLADPAQPEPGPDTPVDAGEIGLVVLTGGVFRQRDAAGLAAAARTVRHDAVLAPLLARAEVRVDSESVLAPAGLLAAHGREVAASGLLAEHLTG from the coding sequence ATGACCGACGCGTCGCCGGACGACCCGCACACGCCTGCGGTCTGCCTCGACGTCGGCTCCTGCTGGACCAAGGCCGTGCTGGTGCTGCCCGACGGGACCCCGGCGGGGTTCGCCGAGCACCCGACCACCCCCGACGTGCTCACCGGGGTCGACGCGGCGGTCGCCGCCGCTGCGGCCGCCGCGGGCCGGCGCAGGCGTGCCGCGCCGCGGGTGCTGGCCTGCTCCTCGGCCGGCGGGGCTCTGCGCCTGGCCGTGGTCGGGGCCGAGACGTTGACCGCGACCGAGGCCGGGCACCGGGTCTGCCGCTCCGCGGGGGCCCGGGTGGTCGGGGTGCACCCCGGTCCGCTGGAGCCCGACGCGGTGCTGGAGCTGTCGAGCCGTCGTCCCGGCGCTGTGCTGCTGCTCGGCGGGGCCGACGGGGCCGACCCGGCGGTGCTGCTGCACAACGCGGGCAGGCTGGCCCGCACCCGCGGGCACTGGCCGGTGCTGCTCTCGGTCGGCGAGGACGCCCGCACCGACGCGCTCGACCTGCTGTTGGCCGGCGGGCGCGCCGTGACGACCTGCCCGAACGTCACGCCGCAGCCGGGCAGGATCGTCGCCGGACCCGCGCGGGACGCCGTCGCCGCGCTCTACGCCCGGCACGTCCTCGGGGCGGGCACCGGCCGGTTCGGCGCGCTGGTCCGCTCCGGCACGCACGCCGCCGTCGGCGACGGGGCCGGGGTGCTGGCCCGGCTGACCGGGACCGGGGTGCTCGTCGTCGACGTCGGGTCGGCGACCACCGACGTGCACCGCCACGGCCCCGGCTCCGGTCCGGTGGCCGCGACCGTGGAGGGCGACCTCGGGGTGCGCGACGGCGCCGTCGGCGTCCTGACGGAGGCCCAGACCGAGGGCATCGTCGACCCGGTCGAGGCCGACCTGCTCGGCCCGGCCGTCGCCACGCTGCAGGAGTCGCGGGCCACCGTGCCCGCCGACCGGGGCGCGGCGGCCGAGGACCGCAGGCTGGCGGCGATCGCCGCGGTGGTCGCGCTGCGCAGACACCTGCGCCACACCGGCGTCCTCGCCGACCCCGCGCAGCCCGAGCCCGGCCCGGACACCCCCGTCGACGCAGGTGAGATCGGTCTCGTCGTCCTCACCGGTGGCGTGTTCCGCCAGCGCGACGCGGCCGGGCTGGCCGCGGCGGCCCGCACGGTGCGCCACGACGCCGTCCTGGCCCCGTTGCTGGCCCGGGCGGAGGTGCGGGTCGACAGCGAGTCCGTGCTGGCCCCGGCCGGGCTGCTGGCCGCCCACGGCCGCGAGGTCGCGGCGAGCGGGCTGCTCGCCGAGCATCTGACGGGCTGA